In one Spirosoma rigui genomic region, the following are encoded:
- a CDS encoding OmpA family protein: MNANGAIAAGLLLLLTSFSANSQPGKDSTALGGGKLENLGNQVNSEYNEINPMISPDGRTLYFARISHPNNTHGDKGSQDIWYSDFDEASKRWGPARRMGFPLNKDEYNCAYSITPDGQTMLVKGSYSNGNYETRGFSVSKKTANGWSPPQKMDIPGYVGMSKGQFDCGFMSADGKVLLMAFSEKKNSKEDDIYVSFRQKDGSWSKPMDLGVEVNTKFTETTPFLAPDGATLYFSSNRDGGLGSNDIYVCKRVDKTWKHWSKPVNLGPTINTDGYDAYYTLSASGDYAYLTTFKNTLGKGDIVRVKLTDDRPADQPGKVGGGGDVADNTNTRPDPVALISGKVIDQTTGKPIEAKIIYQTLPDGAEAGEATSDPITGEYKIVLPYGQKYSMRAIAKDFIAEGDNVDLTQTKGFQEIKGKELKLVPIEVGRSVRLNNIFFDTGKSELRPESGPELDRLVVTFNESPKMVIEVRGHTDNTGSNEINAKLSQDRADAVREYFISKGIEPDRIASKGFGETKPVATNDTDDGRQQNRRVEFIIIKK; this comes from the coding sequence ATGAATGCCAATGGTGCCATAGCCGCCGGGTTACTTTTGCTGCTTACTTCTTTCTCGGCAAATAGTCAGCCCGGTAAAGACTCGACCGCACTGGGGGGAGGTAAGCTAGAAAACCTCGGCAATCAGGTTAACTCAGAGTACAACGAAATCAACCCCATGATTTCGCCTGATGGCCGTACGCTGTATTTTGCCCGCATCAGCCACCCCAACAATACCCACGGCGATAAAGGCAGCCAGGATATCTGGTACTCCGACTTCGACGAGGCCAGCAAGCGATGGGGTCCCGCCCGCCGAATGGGCTTTCCGCTCAATAAAGACGAATACAACTGCGCTTACAGCATCACGCCCGACGGCCAGACAATGCTCGTCAAAGGATCGTACAGCAACGGAAACTACGAAACCCGTGGGTTCTCTGTCAGTAAGAAAACGGCCAACGGATGGTCGCCCCCGCAGAAGATGGATATACCCGGTTACGTCGGCATGAGCAAAGGCCAGTTCGACTGCGGGTTTATGTCGGCCGACGGGAAAGTGCTACTGATGGCCTTTAGCGAGAAGAAAAACAGCAAAGAAGACGACATCTATGTCAGCTTTCGGCAAAAGGACGGGTCGTGGAGCAAGCCTATGGACCTGGGGGTCGAGGTGAATACCAAATTCACCGAGACAACGCCGTTTCTGGCGCCTGACGGGGCAACGCTGTACTTCTCCAGTAACCGCGATGGAGGGCTGGGGAGCAACGATATATACGTGTGTAAGCGGGTTGACAAGACCTGGAAACACTGGTCGAAACCGGTTAATCTGGGGCCAACCATCAACACCGATGGCTACGATGCCTACTATACGCTGTCGGCTTCGGGCGACTATGCCTATCTGACTACGTTTAAAAACACCCTGGGTAAAGGGGATATTGTTCGGGTCAAGCTCACCGACGACCGGCCCGCCGACCAGCCGGGGAAAGTAGGTGGGGGGGGCGACGTCGCTGATAACACTAACACCCGGCCTGATCCCGTAGCGCTGATCAGCGGCAAGGTCATCGACCAGACAACGGGAAAGCCGATCGAGGCAAAAATCATTTACCAGACACTACCCGACGGTGCCGAAGCCGGCGAAGCGACATCGGACCCAATCACGGGCGAGTACAAGATCGTGTTGCCCTATGGCCAGAAGTATTCGATGCGGGCTATTGCAAAGGATTTTATTGCCGAAGGGGATAATGTCGACCTGACGCAAACGAAGGGGTTTCAGGAAATAAAGGGCAAGGAACTTAAGCTGGTACCGATTGAAGTAGGCCGGTCGGTGCGGCTGAACAACATCTTCTTCGATACGGGTAAGTCGGAACTGCGGCCCGAATCGGGGCCCGAACTGGACCGTTTGGTGGTCACATTCAACGAGTCACCCAAGATGGTAATTGAAGTTCGGGGGCATACTGATAATACCGGCTCGAACGAGATCAACGCCAAACTCTCACAGGACCGGGCCGATGCCGTTCGGGAATACTTTATCAGTAAAGGCATCGAACCCGACCGTATTGCCAGCAAAGGGTTTGGCGAAACAAAACCCGTAGCTACCAACGATACCGACGATGGGCGCCAGCAAAACCGTCGGGTAGAGTTTATTATTATCAAAAAGTAA
- a CDS encoding DUF3887 domain-containing protein, translated as MKKIMFTFCFGLLSLIASAQSQPAVTDPQVAKLDSLTKLAQRFINDNQVDSLYAIMGDSFKSQISPEKMKEVMGQLTGQLGKWTGVESRGINAGIARYKATFALAPLDFYISQDKQGKVETFLFKPLE; from the coding sequence ATGAAAAAAATTATGTTTACGTTCTGCTTCGGGCTACTCTCCCTGATTGCATCGGCTCAGTCGCAGCCTGCCGTTACTGATCCACAAGTTGCCAAACTGGACTCACTCACCAAACTCGCACAGCGGTTTATTAATGATAACCAGGTAGATTCGCTCTATGCTATTATGGGGGACTCGTTTAAAAGTCAGATCTCGCCCGAGAAGATGAAAGAAGTGATGGGTCAGCTTACGGGCCAGCTGGGAAAATGGACGGGTGTTGAATCCCGCGGTATCAATGCAGGCATAGCCCGCTATAAAGCGACCTTTGCACTGGCTCCGCTCGATTTTTATATCAGTCAAGACAAGCAGGGAAAGGTGGAAACGTTTCTGTTTAAACCACTTGAGTAA
- a CDS encoding transglutaminase-like domain-containing protein: MQLNAGCELMFEAQGPTPLVLMLRPRSGAGQWIIREEYQIIPAVNVTEFTDMYGNLCQRVVAPEGPFSIHFSATVQTADSIDVAPGAPYTPVEDLPDDVLHYTLPSRYCQSDQLGELAASITQNVEPGYDQAEAIRRWINENVKYEYGTSDASTSAVDTADKRVGVCRDFTHLGISLCRSLNIPARMVVGYLYQLDPMDLHAWFEAYVDGRWFTFDATQVHPRGNRITVAYGRDAADVAFTTQFGPMALNEMKVWVDAVRPDEGDAGTDNAEKKSETVATLAGSIGSNNQTE; this comes from the coding sequence ATGCAATTGAACGCCGGGTGTGAACTTATGTTCGAAGCCCAAGGACCGACGCCACTTGTACTTATGCTACGCCCACGATCCGGAGCAGGTCAGTGGATCATTCGCGAAGAATACCAGATTATTCCTGCGGTGAACGTTACCGAATTTACTGATATGTACGGCAATCTGTGCCAGCGGGTAGTAGCGCCGGAGGGGCCTTTCTCCATTCATTTTTCAGCGACTGTTCAAACCGCCGACAGTATTGATGTTGCCCCCGGCGCTCCTTATACACCCGTCGAGGATCTGCCCGACGACGTACTGCATTATACCCTCCCCAGCCGGTACTGCCAGTCTGATCAGTTGGGTGAACTGGCTGCGTCGATTACTCAGAATGTCGAACCCGGCTACGACCAGGCCGAAGCAATACGCCGGTGGATTAACGAAAACGTGAAATACGAGTACGGCACCAGCGATGCCAGTACATCGGCAGTCGATACGGCCGACAAGCGTGTTGGCGTATGTCGGGATTTTACGCACCTGGGGATCTCCTTGTGCCGGTCGCTTAATATTCCGGCCCGGATGGTGGTAGGTTACCTCTATCAACTCGATCCAATGGATCTGCACGCCTGGTTTGAAGCGTATGTAGATGGGCGCTGGTTCACGTTCGACGCTACGCAGGTACACCCACGTGGTAACCGGATCACCGTAGCGTATGGCCGTGATGCGGCCGATGTAGCGTTTACGACGCAGTTTGGTCCTATGGCGCTCAATGAAATGAAAGTATGGGTCGATGCCGTACGGCCGGATGAAGGTGATGCCGGTACCGACAACGCGGAAAAAAAATCAGAAACAGTAGCAACCCTTGCCGGGTCAATCGGGTCTAACAATCAAACGGAGTAA
- a CDS encoding Fpg/Nei family DNA glycosylase, with protein sequence MPELPEVEIRRQYLETSSLFQPIQHIEVEDKKLLTTDYSTLVDSLYGRQFTATRRVGKNLFILTDEPGVIVRMHFGMTGDLDYYHASLDRPRFARIVFEFTSGFNLGFLCPRKFERVGLVNDIDAYLLEKKIAQDGLDIDRDTLAAAIRRKKALIKPVLLDQSVVAGLGNWIVDEVLFQAFVHPEQRADTLTDAQLTQLHRAIRLVLETAIRHEATYRDFPSNFLIHVREWDDSPYEDVEAHKFCPRCHTRIERSTVGGRTTYFCPKEQVIP encoded by the coding sequence ATGCCCGAACTACCCGAAGTCGAAATTCGTCGTCAATACCTCGAAACATCGTCCCTTTTTCAGCCCATTCAGCATATCGAAGTAGAAGATAAAAAATTATTGACAACAGACTATTCTACTCTGGTAGATTCCCTGTATGGACGGCAGTTTACGGCGACCCGTCGGGTCGGGAAAAACCTATTTATACTCACCGACGAACCCGGAGTGATCGTGCGAATGCACTTTGGCATGACCGGCGACCTGGACTATTACCATGCGTCGCTCGACCGGCCCCGGTTTGCCCGGATTGTGTTTGAGTTTACCAGCGGATTCAATCTTGGGTTCCTGTGCCCGCGAAAGTTTGAGCGTGTTGGCCTCGTCAACGATATTGATGCGTATCTGCTGGAGAAGAAAATAGCGCAGGATGGGCTGGACATTGACCGCGATACCCTGGCTGCCGCCATCCGGCGTAAAAAAGCCCTGATTAAGCCGGTACTGCTCGACCAGAGCGTAGTGGCCGGACTGGGTAACTGGATTGTAGATGAAGTACTCTTTCAGGCGTTCGTGCATCCCGAACAGCGGGCCGATACCCTGACCGATGCGCAGCTAACCCAACTACACCGTGCCATTCGGCTGGTGCTCGAAACCGCCATCCGGCATGAAGCCACCTACCGCGATTTTCCCAGCAACTTCCTGATTCACGTTCGGGAGTGGGATGACTCACCTTATGAGGATGTTGAAGCGCACAAGTTCTGCCCCCGGTGCCATACCCGCATCGAGCGTTCAACCGTTGGCGGCCGTACCACTTATTTCTGTCCCAAGGAGCAGGTTATACCCTGA
- a CDS encoding pirin family protein yields MEAQRTIAAIRTATPNSVGDGFIGLNAFHPQGSRPFNPFLLLDHHGPMQVQPSEWPKGVDEHPHRGFETVTIVYEGALEHRDSAGNRGKLFAGDVQWMTAASGIIHEEKHEQEFSRRGGLLDFVQLWVNLPAKDKMSPPQYQDIASSRIPSATLLGGSQLRVIAGELAGLKGPARTFSPVVVADLTLANEQIETLAVPADYTLMVYVLSGAATINGEPITRGQVALTNPDGNSINVGTSGKAKLLLLAGAPIQEPLAVYGPFVMNTREEILAAFDDFQNGRMGVLH; encoded by the coding sequence ATGGAAGCCCAACGTACCATTGCTGCTATTCGTACTGCCACGCCCAACAGCGTTGGCGACGGTTTTATTGGCCTGAACGCGTTTCATCCGCAGGGGTCACGCCCGTTCAATCCGTTTTTGCTCCTCGACCATCACGGACCGATGCAGGTCCAGCCGTCCGAATGGCCAAAGGGCGTTGACGAGCACCCCCATCGTGGATTCGAAACGGTGACGATTGTTTATGAGGGAGCGCTGGAACACCGCGACTCGGCGGGAAACCGGGGTAAACTCTTCGCTGGCGATGTGCAGTGGATGACGGCTGCGTCGGGCATTATTCACGAAGAAAAACACGAGCAGGAGTTCTCACGCCGGGGTGGGCTGCTGGATTTCGTACAGTTATGGGTCAATCTGCCCGCCAAAGACAAAATGAGTCCGCCCCAGTATCAAGACATTGCTTCGTCGCGGATTCCGTCGGCTACGTTATTGGGTGGTAGCCAGCTACGGGTCATTGCAGGCGAACTGGCTGGCCTGAAGGGCCCGGCCCGTACATTCAGCCCTGTTGTGGTGGCCGACCTGACGCTGGCAAATGAGCAAATCGAAACGCTTGCCGTCCCTGCCGATTATACCCTGATGGTGTATGTACTGAGTGGCGCGGCAACGATAAATGGAGAACCGATCACGCGCGGTCAGGTTGCCCTGACAAATCCCGATGGTAACTCAATAAACGTGGGTACGTCGGGCAAGGCGAAACTGTTGTTGCTGGCCGGTGCGCCTATCCAGGAGCCACTGGCGGTTTATGGACCATTCGTGATGAATACCCGTGAAGAAATTCTGGCCGCTTTTGATGATTTTCAGAACGGCCGTATGGGTGTGTTACACTAA
- a CDS encoding DNA polymerase Y family protein: MNRNRLAEHVRPTVLFVDMNSFFASCEQQVNFWLRGRPVGVCVYTGKQGCVIAPSIEAKIRGVKTGMRLDEAMALCPELVPVETHPSRYREFHVKIINVLKKFSDDVVPKSIDEAVVDLTNYQLVYKDMYKVAHDIKRAIRQDVGDYMRCSIGIAPNVFLAKLASDVQKPDGLTVITPDTIDDVLRSLRLTDLPGIGQGMAARLEAGGIHTPLALRYASPDHLRAVCQSIIGWHWHIRLNFGGEVDLDSTGGNKSMSAMRTISSEQRSTPERLDELLLSLCLTLERRMVRQQVFCQEMSFSCRYQSGKTYNYDVRFPEPKQDGPELYQIINHRLLKFQEAHQCEPVLNEHLRSMCVAVFRFIPSESVPLRLFSDTSRKDKLRQTLHDLKAKFGSDKLVRATELRDDPVYRDVIGFGNIKDL, from the coding sequence ATGAACCGGAACAGACTTGCCGAGCATGTGCGCCCAACTGTGCTGTTTGTCGACATGAACAGCTTTTTTGCTTCCTGCGAACAACAGGTTAATTTCTGGTTGCGGGGCCGGCCGGTCGGCGTGTGTGTCTATACTGGCAAACAGGGTTGCGTGATTGCCCCCTCGATAGAAGCCAAGATACGGGGCGTTAAAACGGGTATGCGACTGGATGAAGCCATGGCTCTCTGTCCCGAACTGGTCCCTGTTGAAACCCACCCAAGTCGTTACCGGGAGTTTCACGTCAAAATAATAAACGTACTCAAAAAATTCTCCGACGATGTTGTGCCTAAAAGCATCGATGAGGCCGTAGTGGACCTGACCAACTACCAACTGGTCTATAAAGACATGTATAAGGTAGCACACGATATCAAGCGCGCCATTCGGCAAGACGTGGGCGATTACATGCGTTGTTCCATTGGTATTGCTCCCAACGTTTTTCTGGCTAAACTGGCCTCCGATGTGCAGAAACCCGATGGCCTGACGGTTATCACACCCGATACGATCGATGACGTACTCCGCTCGCTTCGATTAACTGATTTGCCGGGTATTGGCCAGGGTATGGCCGCGCGCCTGGAAGCAGGTGGTATTCACACGCCCCTGGCCCTGCGTTACGCGTCGCCCGACCACCTCAGGGCAGTATGCCAGAGCATCATAGGCTGGCATTGGCATATCCGGTTAAATTTTGGTGGAGAAGTAGACCTGGACTCGACGGGGGGCAACAAAAGTATGTCGGCTATGCGCACGATCTCATCCGAGCAGCGCAGCACACCCGAACGACTGGATGAGTTGCTGCTTTCGCTTTGCCTGACGCTCGAACGCCGAATGGTACGGCAACAGGTATTTTGCCAGGAAATGTCATTCTCCTGCCGCTACCAATCGGGAAAGACCTACAACTACGACGTGCGGTTTCCCGAACCAAAGCAGGACGGTCCGGAACTCTACCAGATCATTAACCATCGTCTGCTTAAATTTCAGGAAGCCCACCAGTGCGAGCCCGTTCTGAATGAGCATTTGCGTAGTATGTGCGTGGCTGTTTTCCGGTTCATTCCTAGCGAGTCGGTGCCGCTACGTCTGTTCAGCGATACCTCCCGCAAGGATAAACTCCGGCAAACGCTTCATGACCTGAAAGCTAAATTTGGTTCCGACAAGTTAGTAAGAGCCACCGAACTACGGGATGATCCGGTGTACCGGGATGTAATCGGGTTCGGCAATATCAAGGATTTGTAG
- a CDS encoding LexA family transcriptional regulator, giving the protein MEKCLNKIDGGVSIQSRLKQVFDALGITIYQIAKELGENPSKFYNILNGRAKPSYDTIMSLLACYPQISADYLIRGILPVLNSPEANAVITNADEDTVEVPFVPVRFYATFVESYADGIGTTDAEMFRVRKPVTKGHKQAVVLEISGNSMSPQLAHGAKVLAVPINQNDWEYQSGGVFAVMYRDYFVVKRIRDNELITRKYLTLHSDNPNGGNVTVPLQDIRGLWKIVTIVESPVE; this is encoded by the coding sequence ATGGAAAAATGTTTGAACAAAATTGACGGGGGCGTGAGTATACAAAGTCGGTTGAAACAGGTTTTCGATGCTTTAGGCATTACTATTTATCAGATTGCCAAAGAGTTAGGCGAGAATCCGTCCAAATTCTATAATATATTGAATGGTCGCGCCAAGCCATCGTACGATACCATTATGAGTTTGCTGGCCTGCTATCCACAAATCAGTGCCGACTACCTGATTCGGGGTATATTGCCTGTGCTGAATTCGCCGGAAGCTAATGCGGTAATTACCAACGCGGATGAAGATACCGTGGAGGTGCCATTTGTTCCGGTGCGCTTTTACGCAACGTTCGTGGAGAGTTATGCCGATGGTATTGGCACGACCGACGCGGAAATGTTTCGCGTACGCAAACCCGTCACTAAGGGCCACAAACAAGCCGTTGTACTGGAAATTTCGGGAAATAGCATGAGTCCGCAACTGGCGCACGGTGCCAAGGTACTGGCCGTGCCTATCAACCAGAATGACTGGGAGTATCAGTCGGGGGGCGTATTTGCGGTTATGTATCGGGATTACTTCGTGGTCAAGCGCATTCGCGACAACGAGCTCATCACTCGTAAATACCTCACACTGCATTCCGACAACCCCAACGGCGGCAACGTAACCGTACCACTCCAGGATATTCGGGGCTTGTGGAAAATAGTGACGATTGTAGAATCGCCGGTGGAGTAA
- a CDS encoding ABC transporter ATP-binding protein: protein MQNPYLALLRTAWQYARQEKRQYVLIYVLFILANIVTAMHPLLFGWFIESIQRKGALVLDTAYWYAGGFIGLKVLEWSFHGPARVMERRLAFVLSRNFLDELYHQTLHLPVSWHKDHHSGSTINRINKAYNALKSFFQNGFVYLHALSKFVFSFGAMLYFSPLFGLIGVGLGVLTVYVILRFDRPFVRALEETNEREHAASSTLFDSLSNISTVIALRLEKRIETRFGDTVSAIFPPFMRQVRINEWKWFVASMLVALIYVVIATGYVYQHNVAGTVFYIGGLVTLLGYVNQFTSVFNDIAFQYTQIVQYNTDVQTAKSIGQAFAAHEQPLVGMALPDNWQTLHLSNLNFSYNSTGLGQQPVPVLRNVSIELKRGKRIAFIGESGSGKSTLLTLLRGLYTPDAGFSVRVDGQEGVGLNALANSVMLFPQEPEIFENTVGYNITLGLPFTTEEVMQACQTAHFADLVNHMPNGLDTSIQEKGLNLSGGQRQRLALARGVLAAQASDIILLDEPTSSVDPKTEFDIYHKLLRAFNDKAVVSTLHRLHLLPMFDYIYILRNGQVVDEGTFTQLRQQSTIFREMWAHQKEAVREEGAERAKLYPTL, encoded by the coding sequence ATGCAAAATCCCTACCTCGCCCTGCTCCGCACGGCTTGGCAGTATGCCCGACAGGAAAAGCGGCAGTATGTGCTGATTTACGTCCTGTTTATCCTGGCCAACATCGTCACGGCTATGCACCCGCTCTTGTTCGGGTGGTTCATCGAATCCATTCAACGTAAAGGAGCCCTTGTGCTGGATACCGCTTACTGGTATGCAGGGGGCTTTATTGGCCTGAAAGTGCTGGAGTGGTCGTTTCACGGTCCAGCCCGGGTTATGGAACGGCGGCTTGCCTTTGTTCTGAGCCGGAATTTTCTGGATGAACTATACCATCAAACGCTACATCTGCCTGTTAGCTGGCATAAGGATCACCACAGCGGTTCAACCATCAACCGCATCAATAAAGCCTATAACGCGCTCAAATCATTCTTTCAGAACGGCTTTGTGTACTTGCACGCACTCTCCAAGTTCGTTTTCTCGTTCGGCGCCATGCTCTATTTCTCGCCCCTCTTCGGACTGATTGGCGTGGGGCTGGGTGTCCTGACTGTTTACGTAATTCTGCGTTTCGACCGGCCGTTTGTCAGGGCGCTTGAAGAAACCAATGAGCGTGAACACGCAGCATCCTCAACCTTGTTCGATAGCCTGTCTAATATCAGTACGGTCATTGCCCTGCGTCTTGAAAAGCGTATTGAAACGCGTTTTGGCGATACGGTTTCGGCTATTTTTCCACCTTTCATGCGCCAGGTACGCATCAATGAGTGGAAATGGTTTGTAGCCAGTATGCTCGTTGCGCTGATCTACGTAGTGATTGCTACGGGGTACGTGTACCAGCACAACGTAGCCGGAACGGTTTTTTACATTGGCGGGCTGGTAACGCTGCTGGGGTACGTAAACCAGTTCACGAGCGTTTTCAACGACATTGCTTTCCAGTACACCCAGATCGTACAATACAACACCGATGTGCAAACTGCCAAAAGCATCGGTCAGGCATTTGCCGCGCACGAACAACCCCTTGTCGGTATGGCGCTGCCCGATAACTGGCAGACTCTGCACCTCTCGAATCTTAACTTCTCCTATAACTCAACAGGGCTGGGGCAACAGCCGGTTCCGGTGTTGCGTAACGTGTCAATTGAACTGAAGCGGGGCAAACGGATTGCGTTTATTGGGGAAAGTGGGTCAGGAAAAAGCACCCTATTGACGCTGTTGCGGGGGCTGTACACACCCGATGCAGGCTTTTCGGTACGCGTCGATGGGCAGGAGGGCGTCGGCCTCAATGCCCTTGCCAATAGCGTAATGCTGTTTCCGCAGGAGCCGGAAATATTCGAGAACACTGTTGGCTACAACATCACCCTCGGGCTGCCGTTTACGACCGAAGAAGTCATGCAGGCTTGCCAGACTGCTCACTTCGCCGATCTGGTCAATCATATGCCCAATGGACTCGATACCAGTATTCAGGAAAAAGGCTTGAATCTGTCGGGCGGGCAGCGCCAGCGGTTGGCCCTGGCACGGGGGGTACTGGCCGCCCAGGCGAGCGATATCATTTTACTGGATGAACCTACCAGCAGCGTAGATCCCAAGACGGAGTTTGATATTTACCATAAGCTGTTGCGCGCCTTTAACGATAAGGCTGTCGTATCAACACTCCACCGGCTGCACCTGCTACCAATGTTCGATTACATTTATATTCTTCGAAATGGTCAAGTGGTCGATGAAGGTACGTTTACTCAACTGCGGCAGCAAAGTACCATTTTTCGGGAAATGTGGGCCCACCAGAAGGAAGCCGTTCGCGAGGAAGGGGCAGAACGTGCCAAGCTGTACCCAACCCTGTAA